A DNA window from Cobetia marina contains the following coding sequences:
- a CDS encoding flavin reductase family protein: protein MTTDQSPSASHALLDADQLPASILYRLFSGSIAPRPIAWVSTIDAAGNANLAPFSFFTVASVNPPVLAFSPLRNGEGRTKDTLDNLGQVAECVIHIGGEAMSEALNLTSASLAASEDEFAHAGLNKLAMPPLQVPRVDGAPIAFGCRLRDIIHLGDQPLSGSLVLAEVVVVHADPEVWDGRHVDNEVLRAIGRMAGSDYARTDSLFSLERPA, encoded by the coding sequence ATGACGACTGACCAGTCCCCCTCCGCCAGCCATGCCCTGCTCGACGCCGACCAGCTACCCGCCAGCATTCTCTATCGGCTGTTCTCGGGCAGCATCGCGCCGCGGCCCATTGCCTGGGTCTCGACGATCGATGCCGCCGGCAATGCCAACCTGGCGCCGTTCTCGTTCTTCACCGTGGCAAGCGTCAATCCACCGGTGCTGGCCTTCAGCCCGCTGCGCAACGGCGAAGGGCGTACCAAGGACACTCTCGACAACCTCGGACAGGTGGCGGAATGTGTCATCCATATCGGGGGCGAGGCCATGAGCGAGGCACTCAATCTCACCAGTGCCAGCCTCGCGGCCAGCGAGGATGAATTCGCCCACGCCGGCTTGAACAAGCTAGCCATGCCGCCGCTGCAGGTCCCCCGCGTGGACGGCGCGCCGATCGCCTTCGGTTGCCGACTCCGCGACATCATCCACCTGGGAGACCAGCCCCTGTCCGGCTCACTGGTGCTCGCCGAGGTCGTGGTGGTCCATGCAGACCCCGAGGTCTGGGATGGCCGCCATGTCGACAATGAGGTGCTGCGCGCCATCGGGCGCATGGCCGGCAGCGATTATGCGCGCACCGACAGTCTCTTCAGCCTTGAGCGACCTGCCTGA